From a single Lolium rigidum isolate FL_2022 chromosome 7, APGP_CSIRO_Lrig_0.1, whole genome shotgun sequence genomic region:
- the LOC124675748 gene encoding zinc finger CCCH domain-containing protein 28-like → MASAEIPNADTADPNPNPTPVPAGSPSPPLPPRKRRLSLSPSPAPSPRRSPSPSRSPGGGRQTRSRSRSRSRSPARSRSRSRSRSPRQPDVKRRRQNDLTVEACRDYLRDRCTRSDLECKYAHPHQSISVDGENKVTACADSLRNNCFRGRTCRYYHPPPHIQETMLRSIGLDVPHLRTVCRDFARGRCSRSANECRFLHHSAVQETPIVCQDFLRGRCDRISCRYTHVMAQPMVPPPMRDIPMQMQYPEMVYMPPPPPPPHGLHMMAPPLSPPRTFAGPKAQVCRDYLKNMCNRESCRFVHPDSQTEVAHDNVEVCRDFKRGECTRPACRFYHPSSN, encoded by the exons ATGGCTTCCGCCGAAATCCCCAACGCCGACACCGCCGACCCCAACCCCAACCCCACCCCCGTCCCCGctggctcgccgtcgcctccgctcCCGCCGCGCAAGCGCCGCCTCTCCCTCTCCCCATCTCCCGCCCCCTCCCCCAGGCGCTCCCCGTCTCCCTCCCGCTCCCCTGGCGGCGGCCGCCAAACCCGTAGCCGTAGCCGTAGCCGCAGCCGGAGCCCTGCCCGGAGCCGTAGTCGGAGCCGGAGCCGCAGCCCGCGCCAGCCCGACGTCAAGCGGCGGCGGCAGAACGACCTCACTGTCGAGGCGTGCCGCGACTACCTGCGCGACAGGTGCACCCGCTCCGACCTCGAGTGCAAGTACGCGCACCCGCACCAGTCCATCTCCGTCGACGG GGAGAACAAGGTGACGGCATGCGCGGATTCGCTGCGGAACAACTGCTTCCGGGGCAGAACCTGCCGATACTACCACCCGCCTCCCCATATCCAGGA GACTATGCTGAGATCAATTGGTTTGGACGTCCCACATCTGAGGACA GTGTGCAGAGATTTTGCACGTGGGCGATGTTCAAGATCAGCAAATGAGTGCCGCTTCTTGCACCATTCAGCTGTTCAAGAGACTCCAATT GTTTGCCAAGATTTCTTGCGTGGGAGGTGTGACCGTATATCATGTCGGTACACTCATGTAATGGCACAACCAATGGTACCCCCACCAATGAGGGATATTCCCATGCAAATGCAATACCCTGAGATG GTTTAcatgccaccgccgccaccaccaccacatggATTACATATGATGGCTCCTCCTCTCTCACCCCCTAGAACTTTCGCTG GTCCTAAGGCGCAAGTTTGCAGGGACTACTTGAAAAACATGTGCAATAGAGAATCCTGCAGATTTGTACATCCTGATTCACAAACTGAG GTGGCACATGACAATGTTGAAGTTTGCCGTGATTTTAAACGGGGAGAATGTACGCGACCTGCCTGCCGCTTTTACCACCCATCTTCAAACTGA
- the LOC124678656 gene encoding glycolipid transfer protein 3-like, with protein MVERERDGGEAMALYGPRHEGAAAEDEALEGEAVLVAAAAAGEKGEGETDGEIESASEEDAKENEDEAAEKEKKDKEELEEWSEIRLAIAELSPISHGKLSSSPPTLPFLSISLLLLQVLDKIGPTMAVLRLDVQRNIERLQELYLLDPSKYSTLTAMVEKEADEGTARKADSCARAVLWLTRSMDFTVALLQRLEDEEGSENQSLAQLVEAAYKVSLKPWHGWIASAASKIAMKLIPERKVFVGWLVGKDPSRSVLKDEIERLIPLLQPFLVDIHNMLAKFRLDRLKST; from the exons AtggtagagagggagagagatggggGAGAAGCAATGGCCTTGTACGGGCCACGGCACGAAGGAGCAGCGGCAGAAGACGAAGCCCTAGAGGGAGAGGCAGTGCTAGTGGCAGCTGCTGCCGCAGGAGAGAAGGGCGAAGGAGAGACGGATGGTGAGATAGAAAGTGCCAGCGAAGAGGATGCGAAGGAGAACGAGGATGAAGCggcagagaaggagaagaaggacaAGGAGGAGCTGGAAGAGTGGTCCGAGATAAGGCTGGCCATCGCGGAGCTCTCCCCGATCAGCCACGGCAAGCTGTCGTCGTCACCTCCCACTCTACCCTTCCTCAGCATCTCCCTGCTCCTCCTCCAGGTGCTCG ATAAGATTGGTCCGACAATGGCTGTGCTGCGGCTCGACGTCCAACGGAACATCGAG AGGCTGCAGGAGTTATACTTGCTGGACCCATCTAAATACTCCACTTTGACGGCGATGGTGGAGAAAGAGGCCGATGAGGGCACGGCAAGGAAGGCCGATAGCTGTGCAAGAGCTGTACTGTGGCTCACTAG ATCCATGGATTTCACTGTTGCGCTGTTACAGAGACTGGAGGATGAGGAGGGTTCTGAAAACCAGAGCCTTGCGCAGCTTGTAGAAGCTGCGTACAAGGTCTCTCTCAAGCCATGGCATGGCTGGATTGCTTCGGCAGCATCTAAG ATCGCAATGAAGCTCATCCCTGAGAGGAAGGTCTTTGTCGGATGGCTTGTCGGGAAGGACCCGAGTCGCAGTGTTCTGAAGGACGAAATCGAGAGGCTCATCCCGCTGCTCCAGCCCTTCCTTGTCGACATCCATAACATGCTG GCCAAGTTCAGACTGGACAGGCTGAAGTCGACATGA